DNA from Streptomyces sp. NBC_01260:
GGTCCCGGCGACCTCGACCGCCGTCCGGACCGCCGCCGTCACGTCGTACGTGTCGACCAGCAGCGTCGTGTCGCGCCCCAGCGAGTCGACCTGGGCCCGGAACGCGTCGCGCTCGGAGTCGTGCAGCAGGGTGAAGGCGTGGGCGCTCGTGCCGACCGTCGGGATGTTGTAGCGGAAGCCCGCGGCCAGGTCGGAGGTGGTGTCGAAACCGCCGATGTACGCGGCACGGGCCGAGGCCACCGCCGACAGCTCATGGGTGCGCCGTGCACCCATCTCGATCAGCCCGCGCCCGCCCGCCGCCGACGACATCCGCGAGGCCGCGGCGGCGATCGCCGAGTCGTGGTTGAGGATCGACAGGATCACCGTCTCCAGCAGCACGCACTCGGCGAAGGAGCCCTCGACCCGCAGGATCGGCGAGCCGGGGAAGTACACCTCGCCCTCCGGGTAGCCCCAGATGTCCCCGCTGAAGCGGTAATCGGCCAGATAGTCGAGCGTCGGCCCGTCGACGACGTTCTGGTCGCGCAGGAAGGCGAGCATCTCGTCGTCGAAGTGGAAGTTCTCGACCGCGTCCAGAACCCGCCCGATGCCCGCGACGACGCCGTAGCGCCGCCCCTCGGGCAGCCGACGGGTGAACGCCTCGAAAACCGAGCGCCGGCCGGCGGTGCCGGCCTTCAGCGCGGCCTGCACCATCGTGAGCTCGTACTGGTCGGTGAAGAGCGCTGTCGAGGGCACACCGACCCGTCGCCCAAGGTCCGCAGAGTTCATGCCGGGGATGCTACCCCTATTTCGTCAGAGTGACGAGATGGGGGTGTCGCGCCCGGCGCGGTGCCGGGGTCGTTTGTGCGATGCCCCCTCACGAGTGGCAGCATGGGGTAGGTGAGCGTCGCCCCCGTAGAGATCGAACGTCCCGAATCGGCCGAGGAGAACCTCGTTGTCCCCGAGCCCGACGTCCCCTGGGTGACGCTGGTCCACAACGACCCCGTCAACCTCATGAGCTATGTGACCTATGTCTTCCAGGCCTACTTCGGCTACTCCAAGGACAAGGCCCGCAAGCTCATGCTCGACGTCCATCAGAAGGGCCGCGCCGTCGTCTCCAGCGGAAGCCGCGAAGAGATGGAACGCGACGTCCAGGCGATGCACGGCTACGGGCTGTGGGCCACACTCACCCAGGACCGCAACTAGCACCCCACCCGCCCCGCCCGACCACCATCGGAGAGAACCCATGGCCGGCCACTTCGAGGCCACCCCCGGCGGCGGCGCGGCCGTCGCGCTCGACGAGGTGGAGATCGCGATCCTGCGCTCCCTCGCCGTCCAGCTGCTGGAGCTCATCGGCCCCGGCGACGAACCCGCCGAGGGCGAGGACCCGCTCGCCGCGCTCTTCGCCGAGGGCCCCAGCGAACCGCCCACCGACCCCGCCCTGGCCCGGCTCTTCCCCGAGGCCTACGGCGACACCGACGGCGAACTGCGCGCCGCTTCCGCCGAGTTCCGCCGCTTCACCGAGAACGACCTGCGCACCCGTAAACGCGACGACGCCCTCGTCGTCGTGCGCACCCTCGACGCGCTCGTTCCCGCCGGGGACGGCGGTGCCGTGCTCGGGCTCACCGCCGAGGAATGCCGCAGCTGGCTCGGGTCCCTCAACGACCTGCGGCTGACCATCGGCGCCCGGCTGGAGGTCTCCGACGAGGACGGCGGCGAGGAAGGCTCGCTCTACCGGCTCCCCGATACTGATCCGCGCAAACCCATGGTCATGGCCTATCTCTGGCTGGGCGCACTCCAGGAAACGCTCATCGAAACCCTGATGCCGTAACGCGACACAGATGCCGGGCCACTCCGTGTTCGCTCAAAGGACGCTCAAATCCAAATAACGATCACGTCACCTGATCGGCCTTCTTTGCAGTGAGCTGGACACCGTTGTCCGCTTTTTCCTGTGGCGTGCGCCACATAATGTCCGGTGGATCACCGATGTGCCCGTGGTAAATCTTCACGACCACTCGGGGACGCCACCCCTGTTCCCGAGGGCGCTATCGGCCGGTAACCACCGGCGGCACTCCATCCATATCCGGGGGGATCGGGACCTGATCCGCAGCCGCAAGGCGCGGATCGGCGTGGAGAAAGGCGCACCACATGACATCGCCGAAGGTCGACAAGGGACAGGAAGAACCGCAGGCCGCAGCCGCGGACGGCACCTCGGCCGAGGGCTACCAGCGCGCCCTCGGGGCACGGCAGATCCAGATGATCGCGATCGGCGGGGCCATCGGCACCGGCCTTTTCCTCGGCGCCGGCAAGGCCATCGCCAAGGCCGGCCCCAGCCTCATCCTGGCCTATGCCATCGCGGGCCTGGTGATCTTCTTCATCATGCGGGCCCTGGGTGAACTCCTCATGTACCGACCGGTGTCGGGCTCCTTCTCGGAGTACGCCCGCGAATTCATCGGGCCCTTCGCCGGCTTTGTCACCGGCTGGACGTACTGGCTGTTCTGGGTTGTCACCGGAATCACCGAAGTCACCGCAGCGGCCCAGTACATGACGTTCTGGTTCGACATTCCGCAATGGGTTTCCGCACTGATCTTCACAATCATTCTGTACGGCGTGAACCTGATCTCCGTGAAGCTCTTCGGTGAACTCGAATTCTGGTTCTCGATGGTCAAGGTCACCGCCATCGTCGGCATGATCCTCATCTGCGCCGGAATCCTCACCCTCGGCTTCTCCGACGCCGGCGACTCCGCGTCCGTCACCCACCTCTGGGCCGACGGCGGCTTCTTCCCGCACGGCATCACGGGCACCCTGATGACCCTGCAGATCGTGATGTTCGCCTTCCTCGCCGTCGAGCTCGTCGGCGTCACCGCGGGCGAGTCCAAGGACCCGAAGAGCGTCCTGCCCAAGGCGATCAACACCGTGCCGTGGCGCATCGCCGTCTTCTACGTCGGCGCCCTCGTCATGATCCTCTCGGTGGTCCCCTGGACCGAGTTCCAGCCGG
Protein-coding regions in this window:
- a CDS encoding amino acid permease, coding for MTSPKVDKGQEEPQAAAADGTSAEGYQRALGARQIQMIAIGGAIGTGLFLGAGKAIAKAGPSLILAYAIAGLVIFFIMRALGELLMYRPVSGSFSEYAREFIGPFAGFVTGWTYWLFWVVTGITEVTAAAQYMTFWFDIPQWVSALIFTIILYGVNLISVKLFGELEFWFSMVKVTAIVGMILICAGILTLGFSDAGDSASVTHLWADGGFFPHGITGTLMTLQIVMFAFLAVELVGVTAGESKDPKSVLPKAINTVPWRIAVFYVGALVMILSVVPWTEFQPGISPFVAAFQKMGLGLGAGIVNFVVLTAALSSCNSGMYSTGRMLRDLALNGQGPKVFTRLTRSGTPLVGTTVSAALMLVGVWINYQWPGDAFTYVVSFATISGMWAWIMILVSQIRYRRLADRGVLAQSGFRAPGAPYTSIFSLAFIGMVIVMMGIDKDARISLYCAPLWALILGVSYLVLKARNPGNKAFAGR
- the clpS gene encoding ATP-dependent Clp protease adapter ClpS, whose product is MSVAPVEIERPESAEENLVVPEPDVPWVTLVHNDPVNLMSYVTYVFQAYFGYSKDKARKLMLDVHQKGRAVVSSGSREEMERDVQAMHGYGLWATLTQDRN
- a CDS encoding DUF2017 domain-containing protein, which produces MAGHFEATPGGGAAVALDEVEIAILRSLAVQLLELIGPGDEPAEGEDPLAALFAEGPSEPPTDPALARLFPEAYGDTDGELRAASAEFRRFTENDLRTRKRDDALVVVRTLDALVPAGDGGAVLGLTAEECRSWLGSLNDLRLTIGARLEVSDEDGGEEGSLYRLPDTDPRKPMVMAYLWLGALQETLIETLMP
- a CDS encoding nicotinate phosphoribosyltransferase; the encoded protein is MNSADLGRRVGVPSTALFTDQYELTMVQAALKAGTAGRRSVFEAFTRRLPEGRRYGVVAGIGRVLDAVENFHFDDEMLAFLRDQNVVDGPTLDYLADYRFSGDIWGYPEGEVYFPGSPILRVEGSFAECVLLETVILSILNHDSAIAAAASRMSSAAGGRGLIEMGARRTHELSAVASARAAYIGGFDTTSDLAAGFRYNIPTVGTSAHAFTLLHDSERDAFRAQVDSLGRDTTLLVDTYDVTAAVRTAVEVAGTGLGAVRIDSGDLLLVAHRVRQQLDELGATGTKIVVTSDLDEYAIASLAAAPVDAYGVGTQLVTGSGQPTCSMVYKLVARAVSADPADPLRPVAKKSLGAKTSIGGRKWAARRLDEDGVAEAEVIGTGPVPPELAGRQLLAELVRAGEVVAREPLDAARERHIASRAGLPMSAMQLSRGEPVIPTEYV